CTCGAAGTCCTCGACGGTGACGCCGTGCTCCTCGATCGTCCGGAGGACGGTCGTCTTCGCCCCGTCGGCGACCGCGACGACCACCGTCGTCCCCTCGGTCTCGACCTCGGAGACGCCGTCGATCGACTCGACGGCCGACAGGGCTGCCGCCGAGTCCTCGGGGATCCGATCGAGTCGCACTCGCAGTCGAGTCCGGTTCGGGACCGCGTCCTCGAGGCCGGCGATGGTGTCCTCGGCGATCAGCTCGCCGTCCCGGAGGATCCCCACGCGATCACAGATCGCCTCGACCTGGCCGAGGACGTGCGAGGAGAAAAAGACGGTCGCACCCCGACGGTTCTCCTCGCGGATGATCTCGCGCATCTCGCGGGCGCCGTTGGGATCGAGTCCCGTCGAGGGTTCGTCCAGGATCAACAGGTCGGGCTCGCCGACCAGCGCCGTCGCCAGCGTGAGCCGCTGAGCCATCCCCTTCGAGTAGCCGCCGGCCTTCTTGTCGGCGGCGTCGGCGATCCCCACCCGTTCGAGGAGCTCGTCGGCGTCGTCATCGGCGTCTTTCGACTCGATAGCGAACTCGACGTGCTGGCGCCCCGTCAGCCGGTCGTAGAGCTCGATCCCCTCGGGCAGGATTCCCGTTCGTTCGCGGATCTCGAGGCTGCCGTCCTCGGCGTCGCGGCCGAACACCGTCACTTCGCCCGCGGTCGGCCGGATGAAATCGAGCAGCAGATTGATCGTCGTCGATTTCCCCGCCCCGTTCGGGCCGAGAAAGCCGTACACCTCGCCCTCCTGGACGGTGAGGTCCAGCTCCTCGAGGGCGAGTTCGTCGCCGTACCGTTTCGTTACGCCCGAGATATCGATTGCGGTCACTGTTATACGACCGTATTTAATTAGCTATCACATATGTTTTGCGCAGAATACTAACACTTCCTGGCCGGTGTCGGCTGCGGGAATCGGTTCCGGAGTTCGAACCTTTTTCGACCGGGCTGTGGATGTGACCGTATGGCACGATCGGGCACCACCGGCGAAACCGACGGGGGGACTGCCGTGCGACTCGCGGACGTCCGGAAGACCTACCAGCTCGGGGAGCCGGTTCACGCCCTCGACGGGATCGATCTCGGGATTCCGCGAGGCTCGTATACCGCGATCATGGGACCGAGCGGCTCCGGGAAGTCGACGCTGATGAACCTGGTGGGCTGTCTCGACACGCCGACGGAAGGAACCGTCGTCGTCGACGGGGCCGACGTCACGACCCTGAGCGACCGCGAGCGAACGACGCTTCGGGGGACGACCGTCGGCTTCGTCTTCCAGACGTTCAACCTCATGCCGCGGCTGAACGCCGTCGAGAACGTGGCGCTCCCGCAGCTGTTCCAGGGGATCGGTCGGGACGAGCGCCGCGAGCGGGCCCGAGAGTTGCTCGAACGGGTCGGCCTCGGTGACCGTACCGACCACCTCCCCAACGAGCTCTCGGGTGGCCAGCGCCAGCGGGTCGCACTCGCGCGGGCGCTGGTGAACGACCCCGCGATCGTCCTGGCCGACGAGCCCTCCGGGAACTTAGACACCGAGACCGAAGCCGAGGTGCTGGACCTCTTCGGCGAGTTCCACGACGCCGGGACGACGCTGGTGGTCGTCACCCACGAGCGCCACGTCGCCGAGCGCGCCGAGCGGATCGTCCACCTGCTGGACGGGAAGATCGAACGGATCGAGGAGCTCGGCTCGGCGGGCGATCCCGACGAGCCGGCCGACGGTGGTAGGGAGGATCGATGAACCCCCTCGAGAGCCTGCGACTCTCCTGGCGCTCGATCCGGGGCCACAAGCTCCGCTCGGCGCTGACGACGCTTGGCATCGTGATCGGGATCGCCGCGGTGATCGCGTTCGTCACCCTGGGTGCGAGCCTGCAGGCCGGGATCGTCGGCGACATCAGCCCGGACGACCAGCGCAACGTCTACGGCTGGGCGGCCGACCCCGACACCGAGGGCGGGCCGCTGGCGGGCGCCCAGCCGGTCGTCAGCGGCGACGACCTCGAAGCGATCGAGGATCTCGAGGACGTCGACGCGGCCTACGGGTACGCGCCGATCCAGAGCCAGGCGGTCGCGAGCGGCGACGAGCAGGTCGCCCAGGGCGACGGGGTGATCGCGACCGGCCCCTCCTACGTCCGCGAGGACACCCTCCGGGAGGGCCGGCAGTTCGAGCCCGGCGAGCGCGAGGCAGTGCTCAACCCCGCGGCCGCGGGCCAGTTCGAGGAGAACGTCAGCGTCGGCGACGAGATTACGATCACGATCCTGGGCGGCCAGCAGACAACCGCGGAGGTGGTCGGGATCACCGACAGCAACGAGGGGCTGAGCCCGTTCGAGGGGTTCGAGTCCTCGCCGCGGCTCTACGTGTCGACCGACCCCTACTACGTCGAACAGGCCGGCGCCGCGGGGCTCGGCGACGACGGGCCGCTCGGGGGAGACGGCAATGAGGACGTCGACGACGGCGAGGACGCGGCCGACGCCGACGACGCCGACCAGGCGGCACAAGCACAGGCCGACGGCGGTGACGCACGCTTCATGGCGGTCATCGTCGAAGCCCACTCCGCGGACGGGGACGACGTCGACGCCGCCCGCGAGGCCGCACTCGACTACCTCGAGAGCGACGACGCCGACGCGAGCGAGTTCCTCGGCGAGGAGCTCGCGATGACGTTCCAGACTAGCGCCGAGTTGCTCCAGCAGCTCGAGGACGTCCTCGAGCTGTTACAGAACTTCATCGTCGGCATCGCGGCGATCTCCCTGCTGGTGGGCTCGATCGGGATCGCGAACATCATGCTCGTCAGCGTCACCGAACGGACCCGCGAGATCGGGATCATGAAAGCCGTCGGCGCCCAGAACCGCGACGTGCTCGGACTGTTCCTCGCCGAGGCGGTGATCCTGGGGGTCGTCGGCGCGATCCTGGGAACCGCGCTCGGGCTGGCCGCGGGCTATCTCGGCGCCTGGTACATCGACCTGCCGCTGGTCTACCCCCTCGAGTACGTCGCGCTCGCGATCGCCGTCGGCGTCCTCGTGGGGATCCTCTCGGGGCTGTATCCGGCCTGGCGGGCGGCCCGGACGGATCCGATCGACGCGCTCAGATACGAGTGACTGGCCGACCGACAAAGCATATGGCCCCGATTTGGGAGTCGGGTGGTCTGCAACGCCGACACGTCCTCGCGGCGGTCTGCGGAGCCGGCACCGTCGGCGTCGCCGGCCGTCTCGGCGGTGAGTGCCCGCCCCGGACGGACGATCGAACGTCGGCGCTTTTCGAGTTCGTGTGGGCTACTCGTCTCGCTCGCGGTCCCGGGTTTCGTGCCACCGCGAGGGATCGAGGTCGTCGTCCTCGGGCTCGGCAACCGGTTCGTTTCGCGAGGACGGTTCCGGGTCGGACCGATCGGTCGCGTCCTCGTCCCGCTCGCGCGGTTGCGCCCCGGAACGATGCGGCGGATCCCGTCGCCTCGTGCCGATCGTCTCCCGCGTCCGCGCGTGTCGTCGAGGATACTCTCGCGCGAGGTAGGCGCCGAGATACCCCCCGAGCAGCGACAGGCCGACGGTGTAGACGAACGCGAACAGGACGCCGACGAGGATCAACAGAACGACGAACGCAAAGCCCTCCGCAGGTGCGGCGGCGACGCCGAACCCGAACCCGACGAACCCGATTCCCAGCACGGCAACGGCGGCGATCGGAACGAACGTGATCGCACCGGCGAGGGCGCCGACGATCGCCCCGTCCCGGTCGTTCGGGCCCTCGAGAAAGCCCGCGACCGCGCCGCCGATGACCGTCGAGAACGGGATAAAGGAGAGGACGATACCGACGACGGCACCGATGATCGCGTTGATGATCGTTCGGCCACTGACCATGTGGGACCGACGATGAGCAGGGAGAAAGGCGTGTTGGGTGTCGCTGCCGGTCAGTCGTCGGTCGGGACCTCGGATTCCACGTCGGCGCTCGACGCTCGCGTGCCGCCGTTCTCGGAGTCGGGCGACGCGAGCTCCGCGAGGCTCACGTCGCCGTTGACCTCGTCGGCGAGCAGCTCGATCGCTTCGACGAAGATCGCGACGATCAGCGGACCGACCACGATCCCGATCGCGCCGAGGGTGAAGAGTCCGCCGGTGAAACCGACGAAGTAGAGGCTTCCCGGCAGCCCGGCCGAGCGGCGGGCGAGACGGGGTCTGACGACGATGTCGGGCAGCCAGGCGACGAGCGTGATGCCGAGGACGCCGACCAGCGCCGCCGCGGCGAGTTCGTCCGCGGCGACGTGATAGAGCGCGATCGGGGCGATCAACAGGCTCGGGCCGATGATCGGTACGAACTGCAAGATCGCGGCGAACAGCGCGAGGGTAAACGCCATCTCGTACCCGAGCAGGTGAAAGAGGGGGTAGCCGATCAGCAGGGAGGCGAGCGACGTCGCGAGCTGCAGGACGTAGATCGCGTACAGCGTCTCCCGAGCCCGGACGGCGAGCGCTCGAACGACGCCCCGATACTCGTGGGGAACGGGCGCGATCGCGGCGCGTGCGGCGGCGTCGCCCTTGTACAGCAGGGCGAACAGCAGGATGACGAACAGCGCGAACTTGATCGCGAGCACCGGTAACGACGAGGCAAGCGAGACGGCGACGTCCCGGAGAAAGCCCACCGCGAGCGCCTGGACCTCCCTGGTCTCGATCGTGTAGGTCATCTCGAGGACCGTCACCGGGATCTCGGCCGGCGCCTCCTCGATGAGGGCGACCACCTCGTCGACCCGGAAGTACAGCGTGAGGACGATCGGCGCGAACACCGCGGTCGCGCTCACGAAGCCGACGAGCGTCGCGCCGACGGCTGCGGCCCACTCGCCGAGGCCGCGCCTGACCAGCCAGCCATGGACCGGAACCAGAACGTATGCGACCGTTAACGCGAAGAGGATCGTTCCAAGCACCTCGAGCAGGATCGCGCCGGTCAGCAGACCCAGCAACGCCACGACGCCGCCGAGGACGTAGCGCCGTCGCCGCGGGGAGTTTGCGGTGGCTGTCACACCGACCGGTCGGCGTCGACCGTCAAAGCTTTTCTGAGACGGGACGCCCCGTCGCCGGGGTGATCCCCGGGCTTAAGACGACACGGAGAGTCACTACCCGTATGAATCGGCGTGCGGTCGTGCGGGCCGTCGGCGTCGGAGCGCTCACTGGAGCCGCCGGCTGTTTCTCCCGCGAGGACGACGAGGACGACGCCGACGACGCGACCGATCGGGACGACGTCGAACCCGACGAGCCCGATCTCGAGGGCGTCCTCCGGGTCGCGACGACCGAGTCGATGGTCGTCGGCGAGCGGGCAGTCGGCGACTGGCTCAGGGAGGCCTTCGAGGAGGAGTTTCCCGACGCCGAACTCCAGTGGACCGTCCCGGAGGCCGGCCTCGAACACTACCGCAGGCGCGTCGAACAGGACGCCGAGATCGACGCTGACGTCTACCTCGGGCTCACGCCGCCCGATCTGGCCGACCTCGACGCGAGGCTCGCCCCCGAGACCCCGTTTCGCGAACTCAACGACGAGCGGCTCCCGGCGACGGATCGGTTCCGCGATGACCTCGCGTTCGGCGATCCCTGGGATCGGGTCGTCCCCACCGGGGTGCGCTACAGCTGTCTGTGGTACGACGAGAACGATCTCGAGGCAGCCAACGGACCGGAGGAGTCAAGCGACGACGCGGACGAGGACGACCTCGAGGTACCCGACGCGCTGGAGGAGCTACCCGACGGCGCCTACGAGGACGCGCTGGTGGCCCCCGATCCCGGTCGTTCCGACGCCGGGCTCGCCTTCCTGCTGTGGGTGATCGAGACCGTCGGCGAGGACGAGTTCATCAGGTACTGGGGGGAGCTCGACGAGAACGGACTCGAGCTCACCGACGACTGGGAGGGGACAGTGACGGCGTTCGCGGACGGCCACCGACCGCTCGCGGCCGGCTACACGACCGACGCGGCGTACGCCGAGCGCGAGGGATGGGAGACCGACGGCTGGGAGGTCGTATTTCCCGACGAGCGGGGGTACGAGACGCCGATCGGTGCGGCCGTCTTCGAGGACGCCGTGGAGGTCGATCTCGCCTACGACTTCCTGAATTTCCTGCTCTCGGCCGACATCCAGGCCGAACTCGCCGTGCGTCACTCACAGATCCCGGCCCTCAGCCGGGCGTTTCTCGATCTTGACGAGTCGTTCGAGGACGCTATCGCGGTTCCCTCCGAGCCCGTCTCGATCGGGTACGATCGGCTCCGAGAGGAGCTCACAGGCTGGCGGGACGCGTGGGCGAACGCGTTTCCCGTCCGCTGAGACCCCCCGGCACCGCGCCGTTCGACGCCTCAGGAGCGTCGCGACCGGAACCGGTCGAGCCCGACCTCGAGCATGTCGGGGCTGACGGGCTGGAACTCGCCGTCGTCGGGGAGGTACTCCCGCACCGAGTCCCAGCTGTCCCGGGCGTAGCGCTCGTCGAGCAACACGCGGACGCCGACGTCCTCGGCCGAGCGGATGACCCGACCGACCGCCTGGCGGGCCTTCCGAACCGCCGGGATCGTCAACGCGTACTCGAAGCCGTCGCCGAAGGCGTCGTCGTAGGCCCGGCGCACGGCCGTCGTCCGCGGACTCGAGGTGTTGACGATCGGGACGCCACAGACCACGGCTGCAGAGAGTCGGTCGCCGCTGTAGTCGACCCCCTCGGTGAGCGTCCCTCGAAGACTCGTGACGAGCACCTTCCCCTCGCCCGCAAAGAAGTCGCTCTTGAGCGACTGGGTCGTCTCGTCGTCGCTGGCGGAATCGAGCAGCACGGGCTTCTCGATCCGGTCCTCGAGGGCGCCCGCGATCCACTCGGCCTCCGCGTAGCTGGGCATCCCGACGAGGACGTTGCCGGGGAGGCGAGCGACCTTCGCGGCCGCGTCGGCGTAGTGGGTCCGCGTGGGATTGGTCTCGCCGGGCCGCCCCCGGTTGTCGTAGGTGTATTTGGGCGCAGCAACCGCGAAGCTCTCGCGGTTCTCCTCGGGGAAGTGGAGCCCGTACCGGCGTTCGACGACCGGTCGATCCTTCTCGTCGGCGAGATAGTCCAGGCCAGTCACCTCGGTGAACGCCGCGACGGGCTCGAGGGTCGCGCTCATCAGAATCCCGCCGCCGAACGCCGCCAGCCGATCGCCGATCGCGTCGCTTGGCACACAGTTGTGTAAAGCGAGCCTGGCGGTGTAGGCCCGTCGCCAGGAGTCGGCCGGCTCGGTCTCGTCCCAGGTGCGTTCCAGTTCGATCTCCCGGAAGTAGTCGGTGTGATCGCGGCGGTACCACTCGCCGAGGACGCGGCCGACGGCGGGGGCCGCGCGGGTTCGGTCCTCGTCCTCGGCCTCGTTTAACACGCGCTCGACGACGGCACCGACGTCCTCGGCCCGGACCCAGACGGCGTCGCTGTAGCCCGCGTCGGCGGCCCACTCGGTGAGGTCGTCGACAGCGGGTTCCTGCGGGTCGCGCAGAGGAATCTCCGCGTCCGAGAGCTCGGTGAGGTTCGACTGCCACCCCCGGTGGTTCCGGTCGAGGTGGGCGGTGACGCGACGGTCGAGCTCCTCCCGGAGGTCCCGAACGAACTCGAGGGTGCGGGAGAGCTCCTCGAAAGAGACGTCGCTGTCCTCGAGCTCGCCCCGGACGAGGTCGGCGTCGGCGGTCTTCGAACCGCCCTGGGCCTCCCGTCCCTCGCGCTCGAACCGGATCGGCTGGAGCACTCGAGAGAGCTCCGTCTCGGCGTCCCGTAACGTCTGGTCGGCGACGCCGTCACTGACCAGATCGCGCACGCGTGGCTCGAGCATGTGGGCCTCGTCGCAGACGACAAACGTCGAGTCGTCGAGCAGGGCGCCGGTGAACGCGGTCGTCGTGGTGGGATCGAACGCGTGGTAGTAGTTGCCGATGACGACCTCGACGTGGCCCAGCGCGGCGCCCATCACCGAATGGGGACAGGTGCCGTGACGGACCGACCGCGCGACGAGGTCGTCGGGGGTCAACATCCCGGTCGCGGTGAAATCAAAGGGGACGGCCTCGGCGGGGTCGTCGTCCTCCTCGTCAGGCAAGTCCTCGAGGTACTGGGCGTAGAACGGGCAGTACTCCGTCTCGGCGCCGACCGCGCCGCCATCGCTGTAGGTCGACATCTCCGGCGGGTAGGCCGCGGTCTCCCCGGCGGTCTCGAGGAACCGTCCCGTCGCGCCCGTCGCTCCGCTGTCGGCGAGCCCGGTCTGTTGCTGGCGGGCGCGGGCGGTCAGCGTCCCCGCAGTCGTCTCGCCGCCCTCGCCCGTGAGGTCGCGGGTGCGCTCGCGCAGGCTCTCGCAGCGATCGTAGACGTTGCCGTCGTCGATTCCTCCTGCACCGGCGCGGTTGTACGGACAGACGTCGGCCTTCCCGACCAGCGTCAGCCCCGAGACGGGGTTCCAGTCGTCGGGCAGGTTCTCGTTGATCGTCTCGAGGTCGTCCTCGAACTGGCGCAGCTGCTGTTTGACGCTCGTGAGGACGAAGACGCGCTCGTAGTCGGTGTTGGGGTCGCGCACGAGGTCAATCCCGGCCGTGAGCGCGATCATCGTCTTTCCGGTGCCACAGGCCCCCTCGACGACGGTGTAGCCGCCATCGCGAGCGGTTTCGATGGCGGTCTCGATACCGTCGACCTGCTCGTCGTAGGGCTGGGGGTGGCCGAAGATCGAGCGCCAGTCGGTCATTCCTGCCGTACTCATCGTCGGTCGCTCATAGCGTTGACGAACCGTAGCCGCGGCTTCGGTTATAAAGCTCGGAGATCCTCGGCCGGGAACCGACGAGGACTCGCGTCACCGGCTCCGGGGGTCGGTCGCCAGCTCGACCAAGCGCACGAGGACGCGCTTGACCGCGAGGACCGACTCGCGGAAGACCGGTGCGCCGTCGTAGAGCCACAGCAGGGCGGCAAACCCGGTCGCACCGAGCATGAGCAGGGCGTACGTCGACGGATCGTCGGAGAACAGCTCCTGGTGGTAGTTCCCCAGGAGGACGAAGAACTGGTCGGTAAAGCCGGTGTGCTCGTGGGCGTGGTGGTAAACCTCGTCCGGTTGGAACGGCCACAGCAGGATCCAGAAGCTGAGGTGGCCGTCCCGGACATAGCCGTCGACGACGTCAGCAGGCAGATGCAGCAGGTAGCCGACGGCGAACGCGAGTCCAGCACGAGGGCGGCCGTACGACCGGGCGAGCGCGCCGACGGCGATCGACAGCGGGACGGCAAAGAAGATCGAGTGGCCGAGCGCGTAGCCGATCTCGAAGACGTCGTACTCCCAGGCCAGCGGTTTGTCGATCAGATCCGGAAGGACGGAGGCGAAGACGACCGCGAACGCCTCGAGTCCGCCGGGCGAGTCGCGGTAGTAGACGTGGCAAAACAGCGAGTACGCGACGTATCCCATGATCGCGTGTTCCCAGGGCCACATACGGATTCAGGTCACCTCTTTGATAGCATTCATTTCGTTTGTGTTGTTACTCATTGGTTGACGCTACCTGTCGTTGACGATTGCAAACACGTAGACAAGGATCGCGACGAGAACGATCGCCGGTCCGGTCGCAATGTCGAGGTAATACGAGGAGAGAATGCCGGCGAGAACAGCGATCTCGCCGAACAGAATCGAGAGAGCGAGGCCGCGGTTGAAGTTGCTCGTCAGTTGCATTGCGGCCGCGACGGGAACGACGAGCATCGCGGCGACGAGGATCGCACCGAGGATCTGCATCGCCGCGACGACGACCAGCGCCGTCACGACGATCAGGAGCGTATCGTAGAACCAAACGTTGATCCGAGCCAGTCGCGCCGCTTCGCGGTCGAACGTGATGAACAACAACTGCTTGTGGGTCAGCCCCACCATGCCGACGACCAGTATCGTGAGCGCGACCATCAGCTGGACGTTCTCGAAGGGAACGAACAGGATGTTGCCGAACAGGTAGCTCTCGATCTCGCGACCGAACGCGACACCCTCGCCGTAGGAGATGACGGCGACCCCGACGGCGAACCCCCCGGTCAGGATGATCGCCAGCGGAACGTCGGCGTAGGCGTCCGTCGTCACGGCGAGATACTGGAGCCCGAGCGCGGCGAGGACGGCGGCGATCAGCGCGAAGACCAGCGGATAGTTCAGCCACTCGACGCTCGCGCCGACCACGAGTCCGATCGCTACGCCGCCGAACGCGGTGTGAGCGAGAGCCTCTCCGATGAGTGCCATCTGCCGGTTAACGACGTAGGCGCCGACGAGCGGCGCGGCGATCCCGACGAGAACGCCGGCCGTAATGCCGTGCTGAAGGAACGTACTACAGACCAGCCAGGAGTCGATTGCTCCGCAGGTCGTTCCCCAGAACGCGTCGAAAAGCGGCGGGAAAACCCAGTAGACGAACGCGGCGGTAGCGAGCACTGCCGCAGGAAGACCGACCGCGGTCGCCGTCAGCCCGCGCCGGGACCGGAACGTATCGTCGTTCATCGTCAGTCTCCCGAGGCAACGCCCGTCGACCGCGCTGCTCGCGCCGAGCTGAACGCGCGTTCGAGTGCGTCGGTTTCGAGGAACCGTTCCGTATCGCAGTGTTCGTAGAGCTCGCGGTTGAGACACGCGATCGTATCGGCGTGCTCGGTGACGACGCCGATATCGTGTTCGATCAGGACGATCGTGATCCCCGCCTCGTTGAGTTCGTGTAACAGATCGTAGAACGCGTCCCGCGAGTCGGCGTCGACCCCGACCGTCGGCTCGTCGAGCGCCAGCAGATCGGCTTTGGACGCGAGCGCGCGAGCGATGTACGTCCGCTGTTTTTGTCCACCCGAGAGCGAGCTGATCTGTCGGTCGGCCAGGTCGACGATACCGACCTGCTCGAGGGCGTCGTCGACGATCCGATGATCGTCGGACCCGAGAGGCGAGAGGCCGGCGTGGGCGTACCGTCCCATCCGTACGACCTCACGGACGGAGATCGGCATCGTCGTGTCGGCCTCCGAGGACTGCTGTGAGACGTAGCCGAGACGGGTCCCCTCGTCGAACGACGTCGCGTCGGTGCCGAACAGCTCGACAGTCCCCGTATCCGGCGTCTGCAGTCCCAGCAGGATTTTCAACAGGGTCGTCTTCCCGGAGCCGTTCGGTCCGATCAATCCCAGGAAATCGCCAGCTTCGACCGTAAGAGAGACGTCTTTGACCACGGGCTGGTCGTCGTACGCGAAGGTGACGTTCTCGGCGGCTATTACAGCGTTCATTTGAGGTTGGTAACCAGTTTTTGCTCTTGGGCTATCCAAATCTTTCGAGACTGCTAACTCTTATGCTGCCTGGAGGGCTCGCTCGAGCGACGGGAAGTTGATCTCCTGATAGTGGGCGACATACCCCCAGTCGGACTCCATCTCGACGTCCCCGACCTCCGTGGTTTCGTCGAGTTGCGTCTCCACCGGCGAGAGCGGGAGCACCTCCGCGCCCGTCTCGTCGGCGATCGATTCGGCGAGGTGGGCTGGCTCGCCGACGTCGTAGAGGACGTGCTCGATATCGTACTCCTCGATGTGGTTTTCGACCTCCTCGATGTCCTGTGCGGACGCCTCTCCATCCGGCGACGTGCCGATCGGAGAGTAGACGTCGATGTCGTACCGGCGGTGCCACCACTGGAAGGAATCGTGGGTGCCGATGACGATTTCGTCGAGGGTCGCGCGCTCGACCAACTCCTCGAACTCCTCGTGGATCTCCTCGAGCTCCTCGCTGAAATCGGTCGCGTTATCGTCGTACTCGTCGGCGTGGTCGGGATCGAGCTCCGCGAAGCCGGCGGCGATGTTGTCGACGCCGTTCTGACACTCGACGGGGTCCATCCACCAGTGTTCGTCGTCGTCTTCGGCGGGGCTGTCGAAGAACTCGATCCCCGATGAGGCGTCGATGACGGCGACGCTGTCGTCGTCCTCGAGCTCCGCGACGGCGTCGTCCATCCAGCCGGCGAACTCCCGCATATAAACGAACGCGTCGGCCTCGTCGATCTCCTCGACGATCCCCGGCCCGGGTTCGTAGTCGTGGCCGTGCTCGCCGGTCGGAACCAGATCGACGGCGTTCACGTGATCGCCGCCAACCTCCCGTGTGAAGTCCCAGAGCGCCGGCGTTCCGGCGGCGACGGTGTACGTGTCGTCTCCGTCGTCTTCGCTTGCTATATCGTCGTCGCCGTCGACACCGTTACCGTCCTGGGGATCCTCGTCGAGACAGCCCGCGATACCCGCGGCGAGCGTTCCGACCCCCGCAGCGAGGACCGTCCGACGCGTAGAGCGGGGCTGAGTAGTCCTCGAGAGATCTGTCATCAGCTCGTATTCCGCCACACCAATTAAAATAGTTTGTGCTTCTACACAGATTATTAGACGTGGCTAATCATCTCGGTCCGGACCAGAGTACAGCGTACTTACTCGAGGGACCACCCCCGGAAGGGCACGCTGGCTGTCTGGTTAGCCGTGGTGTCGGAGCTTCGGCTCCTGGCCCGGTCTGGACGTGACCAATCGACTTCGGGAGGGAGGTAACAACTGGACTGGCGACACCCGGATCTGCAGCTCGCGGGCCACTCCGTTCCCCGTTCGCCATCCCCTGTTCCTCGCTCACGCTGTTCCGTCCGAACTGCGCTTCCCCCGTGCGATCAAGCGCATGAACTGGCTGTCAGCGGCGACTATCGTTCGCGGGGTTATCGTTCGCGGGGTTAGTTTCCCGTCTGTCAAACGCAACGCCTTCCAGTCTCGCTGCTCAACCGACGGTATGAGCGATTCCATCGACGTCGACGAGTGGCGCGCGGAGCTCGAATCCAAGCGCGCCGAGAAGGACGACTTCTTCGCCGAACATCCCCAGTCGCCGGTGCCGCCCGAGGACCGCGAGGAGTTCGAGGGACTGGACTACTTCGATCCCGATCCGACCTACCGGGTGACCGCGACCGTAACCGCCCACGACGATCCGGAGGTCGTCCTGATGGACACCACGGCGGGCCGAGAGATGCGCTACCTCCGGGCTGTAACCCTCGAGTTCGAGTTAGATCGCGAGGACGACGACCTCGAGGACGGAACCTTCGAGCTGGCGGCCTACCAGCTCGAGAGCCCGAACGAGGAGCCGTACTTCGTCCCGTTCCGGGACAAGACGACGGGCCAGCAGACCTACGAAGGCGGGCGATATATGGAACTGGCCGCGGACCGGGACCTCGAGACCGGCGACGAGTTAGTCGTCGACTTCAACATCGCGTACACGCCGTTCTGTGCCTACAGCGAGACGTTCGACTGCCCGCTGCCGCCGGAGGAGAACTGGCTCGAGGTGACGATTCCGGCCGGCGAGCGATTCGAGTAGCGTTCCGCTGCGGATCGGTCGGTGTCGTTCTCGTCCGTACCGTCACGTCCGATCGGCGTTTCGGCAGTCGCCTCGTTGTCGCTGGCCGCCGTCCCGGAAGAAGAGCTACCGTCCCGAGTAGAAAACCGAGGGACCGACGAACGCTCGAGTGGAAATCAAGGGGTTCGGCCGGAGCGTCGACCCGAAATCAGGGGGCGACCCCGACCGTGAGCAAGGTGCCGTACTCCCGGTAGCGCTCGACCATCGCCTCGCGGGTGTCCCAGTCCTCGAGCGGGAACTCCGCCTCGCTGGGGATGGCGATCTCCCGGTCGGGGATGTTGTCCTGTTCGGCGACCGAGAGCCCCACCGCGCGGAACGCCTCGCGGTACTGGTCGCGGTCCCAGCGGGTCATCTCCACGTCGATGTTGTCCTGCCACTCGTGGGAGTGGACGTTCTCCTCGTAGTAGTTGACAGCGCAGTAGAACGT
This genomic window from Natronococcus occultus SP4 contains:
- a CDS encoding DUF1684 domain-containing protein, with amino-acid sequence MSDSIDVDEWRAELESKRAEKDDFFAEHPQSPVPPEDREEFEGLDYFDPDPTYRVTATVTAHDDPEVVLMDTTAGREMRYLRAVTLEFELDREDDDLEDGTFELAAYQLESPNEEPYFVPFRDKTTGQQTYEGGRYMELAADRDLETGDELVVDFNIAYTPFCAYSETFDCPLPPEENWLEVTIPAGERFE